A window of Solanum stenotomum isolate F172 unplaced genomic scaffold, ASM1918654v1 scaffold6896, whole genome shotgun sequence genomic DNA:
GAGGTGCCTTTACTGTCTCCCTATTCCGTAAAGGTTTCTTATCCCAGCtacaaaaattatttgaaaaccatttaaaaacAGGAATAAACTATACAACCAAACAGTATATCATGCATGTATATAGAGAATATATTTGGCAAACTACCTTTAGCCAATTGGTCGAGGGTTCAAGTCACATTGTAGCAATGAAAAACTTAGCAAGCCTCAGTCATATGTccacaaaaaagaaaacatcCTTTGGCAAAATTATGTCGTTTGACTAGTAAAAAGAGCTTACATAAACTATACAAccaaacattatattatatatagtatatttgGCAAGACGAGTGAGGCTTTGCCCAATTTGTGAGACTCTTCTGCCTTTAGCTAGTTAGTCGAGGGTTCAAGCCTAACTTGTTTTGCCAAAAATGGAACATCTTTTGGCAAAATAATGACATATGAAAAGAACACAGAGATGGCTAAAAGTGGCAATAACCAATAACCAACCCTGCATATTTAGAGCCATAGACAAAGTAAAATGAATTTGTGCGACTTTAGGATTAAGTTTATCAAACATGTGAAGTTGCACAGAATTTGAACATACTTAAAGAAGTACACTATGGTGAAACTCAGTACTGTTACTGCAGATGGCCTCTTACATTTACACAAACTGATGGATCTCATGGCAAGAAACCAAGAGAATGTTCAAGAGTTCCCTTGTTGAACTACAAATTGAACAGTTTCAAGTCACAATTATAGAAATGATGGAGAACACAACTTAGCAAGCCTTACTAGTTTTTGCCAAAACCGGAACATCTTTTGGCAAAATCATGACATTTGACAAGACACTGAGATAGCTAAAAGTGGCATTAACCAACCCTGTATATCTAGAGCCCTAGaccaagtgaaataaatttgtGTGACTTTAGGATTAAGTTTATCGAACATGTGAAGTTGCACAGAATTTGAACATACTTAAAGTACATTTTGGCGAAACAAAATGTTACTTGCCTCTTACATTTACACAAACTGAAAAATAGTTAGGATGTCATGGCAAGATACCAAGAGAAATGCTTAACATTTTCCTTGTTGAACTACAAATTCAACAAGTATTTTTGATGTGAAATATATACGTACCAGTCTTCATGACGAACAACCTTTCCACCTTCCGTGTACAACTTGATTAGTGATATCATATGGATGTCTTTCCCCAAGAACTTGTAATATTGTTTGTTGTCGATTAAAATCTGAAGCCATCAACCATAATGTCAGTCCTAAAGCAGAGAATAAACAAATCGAAAAGAAGATGCAATAGGATGGAGGGATCTTAAACCTCTTTATTTCCAGGAGAAATTTCTTTCTCTGTGACGTTGTACTCCACGATTCTCGACTCACTGAAGACCTGAAATGTACAAAAAGCAACAGTTTGAAATTATTCATACACAACAATCCCAAGCCTAAAGAAAGACataatatagtaataaattaattaactttaagAAGAAAGGATTGGCTAAGAACTATTGACGTAAACCATAGTAGTTACAGTCACTCAACAAACAACGGAGATTATGCTGGGAACCTTAGATATTTTCGTGATGTATATTTCGAGAAATGagtttcaagaacaaaattatgATATCCATATGTTAGAAGCAAAACTGCATCGCACAATGCGATTTCCCAAAAGTTCATGCCTATgtcttattctttttctttccacAATAAAGTGTATCAATCAAGCATAGTAGGAGACTAGTATGAAATAGGACACTTAGCAAGAAGGAAAATTATTTAGACCTTCCCGAGCGAATAAAATGATGATTTTATCTGCTTTACCCTGCAATCAACAGTAAAATTCATAGTCAGTCTTACTAATATAATAGAGGATTACAAAAGTGGCTTATTATGAATGAAGTATAATTGAAAGGAACACGTGTGAAAGGTAGAAAACAGAAAGCAAGCACTGATCTGAATTTTTACTTAGAACCTCTCAATTCAATCAAccaacaacatactcagtgtaatcccacaactGGTGTCTGGGGTCTCGGGAGAGTAGTGTGTAcatagaccttacccctaccttgggaggTAAAGAGGTTGTTTTTGATGGACGCTCGGCTCAAGTGAAGCATTATAAAGAAGTtcggaaaaaaagaaaacagtGGGAGTGAAAAAACCAagacaaaatactaaaaaaagcATGACAGAGTCATTTACAACTGAAATTGGTTTCTTTTTTCTCCTCATTTCTAATATAACAAGAATGATATAGAAAGCCAATTCAGGCCTCATTTCTCTTATTAAGGAACTGAATCCCACCTATTGAAAGGATAAGCCTACGTTGGTGATGATTTATCTTGTAAACTTCAGTGAAGCATAAAAGGGTCGGACTCGAGTTACTTCTGTTTCAGAAATACAGAAGTGcttgattttcaaatttcacaatcaCTAGGTGTGGAGACTAAATTGTTTTCCGTTATCTTCTTTATCATATAAAATGATTGCACTGCGAAATTCTGCAGCCGAAGCACACAAAAAATGTTTAATTCTTGCTCTTATTCAGCATGATCAATTGAAGGCACTTGTCTAAAGTGCAGCATTTTTTCACTACAACTAAACAAGGCTACcattagatagacaagttaagcATACCCCTCAGCACGCATAAGGGGATCTTCAAACGTTGCATTTGGAGCATAAATCTCAAAATCTTGTGCCTTGGCTCGCGATGCATATCTGAAATTTATTTGCGGAAAGCTTGTGAGCATAATTACTGTAAATAATGACCCATTAACTAATAAGCTACTGATTAACAGATATCACTAAGACAACAACTGTGTCTCTGTTCCAAACAAGTTGGATATCGACTATATGAATTCTCATTATCTATATTACTCTATTTAATCCTGTCTCGGTCCGATATTATAAAATTGTAGTTTCTCAGTGCTACAAGTACTCAACATTCTGGCATATGAGTCTAGCAAACATTGAACCTAAAGTAAACTTGCAAGAAACTGAGGGGACTAAGTTGAATTCTTCTTAACCTAAAGTTGCTAACATGATTAAAATTgctttttttttgtactttttggTGCGGAGGAAACCATTGTCCAGAAAATATTTCAGATTTTCTCAGGTTTATTTGgtcaaaatttttgaaaaatattttcttgtattCGATATGGAAGGAGAGGCAGAGCTAGAATTAAGAGTTCGGAAATTCTAAATTTAAGGACAGAAGATTAATGGTAGAGTTTGAACCCACAACACTAGTGTGAAAGGCATTTCCACAGCCCCTTCCctacattttaattttctaatacaaatagaATGTCTACTAAAAAGCTAGTGGGTTCATCGAACCCACGAACTCCCACCTAACTCCGGCTCTGTATGCAAGTAATTTTTATTGTGCGTGTAAAAATTCCGACTCCGTCACCTAACTGATTGCTACAACATACATGATGATGAAGAATCAAAAACCTAGTAATAGGAGAaagtaa
This region includes:
- the LOC125852968 gene encoding uncharacterized protein LOC125852968, whose protein sequence is MENIHSKAGTKDEEKEYLKEDGDDYTASHYIPPHLLNLYASRAKAQDFEIYAPNATFEDPLMRAEGVKQIKSSFYSLGKVFSESRIVEYNVTEKEISPGNKEILIDNKQYYKFLGKDIHMISLIKLYTEGGKVVRHEDCWDKKPLRNRETVKAPLVGRMIEVSRRASMLLTHALMGFGKDPSM